Within Odontesthes bonariensis isolate fOdoBon6 chromosome 16, fOdoBon6.hap1, whole genome shotgun sequence, the genomic segment TTTCACCATCACACATTAACAGTAGGCTCATCAGGCAACAAGGGGAATTGGGTGGTCTCTGGGGACCATAATATAGGTCAGTTGGCTCTATCTCTCCGTTCCAGAGAGAGCATTCTACTGTCACCTCAAAAAATCTCAGTTTAGAGGAAGAACCAAGAATCATCTGAGACAGACGTAGCCTCTTCATTTCCCATCTCTCTGTGCAGCTTTGTGGAACTGTGTGTGTGATACcttctttaaaaacatttagacATGTGGGCTAATCCCAGTTGAGTTTTTATGGGGGAAATAATGAAGCAAAACGTATTGATCATCTTTTGAATttagtatgttgtatgttacATAACAGCTCATGGAAGTATTTCTGTGGGGCTatgtttctttgtctttttagtAAATGTGATTAATACATTCTTGATAAAGATTCCATGCATGTGTTTTAAATCAAGCATAAATgggaaatgaaaaacaaaatagaTCAGTGAAGCCATGGACAGCAATTCACATGGCCTTTGATTTTTCTACAAGTTTTTTTCAATATCTTGTAGGTttcagaaaatgaaagaaaaaaaatgagcacAAAAGGACTGTGGCTTCCCCCCCAGCTGACGCGTGTCCTGGGGGCAGGGAGGTTACCAGCAGTATCTCAAACACGGGTTTGAAAGCGTGGGTTCGCATCTTAATAAAGGGGgtggtggagctgaatgaaaaTCACGACAGAGTGACGTGagaatgaggaggaggagaaatgaGAGGAGATAGGAGGGGGTGGCTGCGAAAGAGAATGGGAGGGTAATAAGCAGCTGCTACCCAGTCACTTTCCAGTCCAGCTTGGGCTTCTTGATCACTgcgcatacacaaacacacgtacACGCACAGACTGGTGTTGGGTGGTGGAGCACCGACAACAAAGGGACTCACGGAGTGGGGCTCAATAAGCTCACTGCAGCCAGGACACGTTACCACCATCCAagctgcgacaagctcactgaaCTCCCTTTTCACATCTGTTGGGGAATAAAGCATCAGTCAGGCTGGAGGTGACTGTCACAGAGGCGTTAATTCCTCGCGTTGGTAAGCCTGTCAATGTCTAATTATGTCAGCTTATTAAAGTAGTGAATTATCTTAACTATATGTCATGTAACAGAAAACACTTTTAGGCGATATGCTATAATAACATGTGTAGATCTTATCACTTAAAAGTACATATTGAGCCTAATAGCTTTTGGCTGTCTGGATGCTGGCCGCTGTTTGTCCGGCTGTGCGCGCACCTTTCGGCTTTATGGATTTAAAATTATCTGGTTATGTCGAATCGTGACTTGTCGCTGTCCATCCATCTGCGCTGACAGCTCATTGTGGGACGTCATGAAGCACACTGTCCACCGCTCAGCTTAAGAGCACTTAATCTGTCATTAGGGGGTTATTTTAAGACGGCGCAGCAGCGACAGACACCGGCTGGCTACTTTATCAGCCTCTCCTGGGTCGGTTTGTTCATCTTCCgtaccttttttgtttttgtttcgcTACTCTTTTGCCAGAGAAAACTTTTCACCGCAGCATTTTTCCCTCCCCTCTTTTTGTTTCCCAGACAGCACAGCCGTACTCGTGAGTCTCGGTAGCGAAATGGAGATGGAGCATTTCGACGAGCGGGACAAAGGTCAGAGGCACGGCCGGTCCAGCGCCAGGATGAACGGGGTGCCGAGTCCCACGCACAGCGCCCATTGCACTCTGTACCGGATCCGGACCCTGAAGACCCTGAGCGTGGAGAAGAGAGCCAAGAAGGTTCGCTTCTACCGCAACGGCGATCGGTACTTCAATGGGATCGTTTATGCCATCTCCATAGACAGATTCCGGACTTTTGACGCCCTGCTGGCGGATCTGACGCGCTCCCTGTCTGACAACGTCAACCTGCCTCAGGGTGTCCGCACCATCTACACTCTGGACGGCTCCAAGAAGATCTCTTGTGTTGATCATCTGGTAGAAGGTGAGTGTAAACAGAACACCTGGGAGGGCTGCAACAAAATGTTTTGTAAAGGGAATGCCTTCCTCTGTTACTGGTCGATTGGCCTTACTAACATAGGCCACATCCTGCTCCTTTTCATGTAGTAAGCTACGGATAAGAATAAGTAACAAACAAGACCATGCAGTGAACAGTCTCAGTTTTGTACTCCCAGTCACAATTTGCAGGCTGGTTTGATAGTAGGGTGACTATTTTATGGGCATTACTCCGTAAAAGGTGATAATCCAACTAAGCACTGTTGTTGAAGATTATATCACTTATTTGACGTCCATATGGTCAAACAGATGTAACCTTTGTTTCAGCTCAGATTATCTCTCCCTCGATCTGTTTTACTCTCTTATAGCTTAAAACAAATGCTGTACCCTTTTTTCACAATGTTTACTCCGCAAACCCAGCCCTCCCATAAGATTTTCATTCTTTTGCTATTTCTGAATGTTTGCGAGCTATGCCTCCTTTGATATCCGCCTCCTCCTCTATAACACCAACAGGTGAGAGCTACGTGTGCAGCTCCACCGAAGCCTACAAAAAGCTGGATTACGCAAAGAACGTAAACCCTAACTGGTCAGTTAATGTCAAGGCCTCAGCGTCCTCATCCCGTGGTCCTGCTTCCCTGGGTAGCTCCAAGGCCGGGTTTGCGGAGGGCCGCGAAAACAAGGAGTTCATTCGTCCGAAGCTTGTGACAGTGGTGCGCAGTGGAGTAAAGCCTCGCAAAGCTGTGAGGATCCTGCTGAACAAGAAAACAGCCCATTCCTATGAACAGGTTCTGACCGACATCACTGACGCCATCAAGCTCGACTCTGGTGTGGTGAAGAAGATCTATACTATAGAGGGCAAACTGGTGAGAAATCTATGCGTCGTTGCAAATTCAATTCTTCCTTGTCTACTGATTTCGCTCATTTGATGGAAAATAGATGACTGACTTTGTTATAACGTACTAATGGGtcataaatgaaagaaaaagccaGTATTCAGTCAAAAAAGCTTTGGGTGCACCCTGGTTCAGAAACTGCAAGTCTCTAAAGCTTTACTGGAGGAATAGAACAAATTCTCTCGAAGATACTCCCTAATTTGGTGTTAAGGTAGTTTATTGTTTATATATGAGATAAAGTTTTATGTTTATAGCTAGTAAGCAACCGGTTTTAAATGCATTGTAAGTTTCAACATATTTAGAATAAAGACCATTTGATAGGGCTGTTACAGTATTGTTGCTAACATTTGTAATAGCTCTAACTCTAGCAATACAGTCAGAGGGAGCTTAGGTTTTGCTGCACGATGGGTGGTTCTAATAAGATAAAAAAGACCAAACTTTAACATAACTTACACAGCTCTAAGTCTAGGTTTACAACATCATTATTCTATTAAGTTGTTGATCTTATTTTCCTTGCAGAGGGGAATAAAAGGCAAACAAAGGCTAAATATTTAATTGACTTCTTAATTTTTTTCTGGATCCCTTTTCATGAATAAGGATTATTTATGATTTCTTTCATTGTCGGAGCTGTGGAGAGTGTGACACATAGACTGAAATAGGACAAGAAAAGGTAGAGTTGAAAGAAATCTGTCAATGGAGTCTCACCCACGCTGCAGCAATATTTACGAGCGGTTTCCCtccaaagacaaaaataaatcaacgtCATGTCCCGCTTCAAAGTCTACCCACCTTTCCAGCTCCTATTGTCCCAGAACATGCACATTTTCTTCCCTGCATCTCTAAAATGAGACATTTCCACGTGTGTGTAAATTACACTGAAGTGGTGTGCACTGCAGCCAAGAAAGATATTGTCTATGACAGCACATCAAGGTTTTATCCTATACTTGTAGCATGCTTTAACTCTGTGGTCTCCTCCTGTCTGCCTTCATGTCACCTCTGTCTTGCCACCTTTCATGCCAGCTCATCCTGTCTGTCTGCTACCGTCCCTCTGCCGCTCGCTCGGTCATGTTGTAGATCTAATTTATTGAATGTACTGACACAGAGCCACTCTTCCcctggcagcagcatcagaatgACACCATTGTTTTTTAAACAGATTGCACCAGACATCAAGGGCGTCCTGCCATTATGTGTCGTATAGAAGTAATCATGCCTTAAATGACCACTTTGTGAGCTTTGCTCATAAATATGTTCTTTGCTCTTGGGGATTTACATGATGAATGGCCCTGTGCTCACATTTATCTCAGTTCATGTGGTCTATTATTCTTATTGGTTTATTTATCCCTTGTTAAATCAACAGGAAGTCACCCTCAAAGATCTCACCACCAACACATCCCAATACCTGGTTTTCCTTTAGAAACCTCCTTTCAAGGATTAAACACATGCTTTCCCACAGTGCCTACTCACTCTGTGGTTGCTATTGGTTACAGTTTTCTTGGAGATTACACAATAAATACCCTGCTCGCCATGTTCATCTGCGATTGGAAGTTAAACCGTCATGGATGTGCTATTTTTAGGCACAGTATTGATTGGGCCTGTAGGCATGGCAGCACCCTCACTGCCAAATTGGCTGGGCTGGGCTCAGTGCAGAACCATCCTCTCCCTTTTAGGTCTTATTTGTGTGTAGGTGTTGGCAAATGATTGTGatgggtttgtgttttttttagtatCTTGTCATTAGGAGAATGAAAAAGAGCGAGTGTGGGATTCTTATATAAGGTGCAAAATAATGGTAAACTACTACAGAGCATGGTTACATTGTACCATGCATGTtttatccttaaaaaaaaatcctgcacAAGATTGAAGAGCTTCCTGTTTCTGAATGGGTCAAAGGTTTTACCTTGCTTTTGTTAAGCTTGTGGGAGATTTGAAGCCCCTACTATATGTGGTAAAACCATTAGGCTTAATTTAAGAGAAAATCAACCCTGAACTAAATGACATTGAAGTTAGTATGAcccaaaaaaaatctgttttcttACATATTTAAGAGCACACTTTGTGTTTGTATATGGATGAGTGAAGGCAAGCGTGTTGATAACACACTCTTTATCAATGACTCTTGAGTCTACATTATTGAATATTAGAAGTGTGCTAAAGGTAATTACTTAAGTGTATCAGGGTAAG encodes:
- the dclk1a gene encoding serine/threonine-protein kinase DCLK1a isoform X3, with the protein product MEMEHFDERDKGQRHGRSSARMNGVPSPTHSAHCTLYRIRTLKTLSVEKRAKKVRFYRNGDRYFNGIVYAISIDRFRTFDALLADLTRSLSDNVNLPQGVRTIYTLDGSKKISCVDHLVEGESYVCSSTEAYKKLDYAKNVNPNWSVNVKASASSSRGPASLGSSKAGFAEGRENKEFIRPKLVTVVRSGVKPRKAVRILLNKKTAHSYEQVLTDITDAIKLDSGVVKKIYTIEGKLVSCLQDFFGDEDIFVACGPEKFRYQDDLMLNESECRMMKSVNYGKMLGSLNRSSPRTIIQSRRSKSPASVNGMPASQMSSPHSGKSPCPSPTSPGSLSRRREKDKAISEHRPTTS